The Novipirellula caenicola genome window below encodes:
- a CDS encoding DUF1559 domain-containing protein, whose product MLRSKQTRGFTLVELLVVIAIIGVLVGLLLPAVQAAREAARRMSCSNNFKQIGLALHNYHAAYNQLPAHSRGTTNTANSGSPNPALRRDGGGGHNRNELSWLPGLTPFFEQQALWEQISNPMDSDGNGVVDFQAMGPDPRMNISDHGAAGNRYSPWLTNIPSLRCPSDPGEGLPAQGRTNYAACLGDSTHHMHVGNQDDRAVSPSTGWYTAERAACRGVFVASRSTKFSEILDGLANTIAAGEICTDLGDRDARTWPADAPGSIMASSSDPTGPNNALECRPMLDPQRPQFWVNGAPFVSSPAVTGPDAEMARGYKWAYGRPLFSAMNTILPPNSEICMQDNRHNEGVLPPSSRHQGGVHVLMADGAVKFITDSIEAGNSKAPPVRHDGWVINPAGSKSPYGLWGALGTRANKELIDGEF is encoded by the coding sequence ATGCTACGTTCAAAGCAAACACGAGGTTTTACCCTCGTCGAACTATTGGTTGTGATTGCAATTATCGGTGTCTTGGTAGGCCTGCTGCTGCCTGCGGTTCAAGCCGCACGGGAAGCAGCTCGGCGGATGAGTTGCAGCAACAATTTCAAGCAGATTGGGCTTGCACTTCACAACTACCATGCCGCCTACAACCAGTTGCCGGCACACTCCAGAGGAACGACCAATACGGCTAACTCTGGCTCGCCAAATCCAGCGCTGCGTCGGGATGGCGGAGGAGGACACAATCGCAACGAACTAAGTTGGTTGCCAGGATTGACGCCATTCTTTGAGCAACAAGCACTTTGGGAACAGATTAGTAATCCGATGGATTCCGATGGCAATGGCGTTGTCGATTTCCAAGCGATGGGCCCCGATCCGCGAATGAACATCTCCGACCATGGTGCGGCCGGAAATCGATACTCGCCTTGGTTGACGAATATCCCTTCGCTTCGTTGCCCTAGTGATCCAGGCGAGGGGCTACCCGCTCAAGGTCGAACCAACTATGCGGCGTGTTTGGGCGACTCGACACATCACATGCATGTAGGGAATCAGGATGACCGAGCGGTTTCGCCAAGCACCGGGTGGTATACCGCCGAGCGTGCGGCGTGTCGCGGCGTCTTTGTCGCCAGCCGGTCGACGAAATTCAGTGAGATTTTGGACGGTTTGGCAAACACGATTGCCGCGGGTGAAATTTGTACCGATTTAGGTGATCGCGATGCACGAACTTGGCCCGCGGACGCTCCCGGCAGCATCATGGCCAGCTCGAGCGATCCGACCGGACCGAACAATGCGTTGGAGTGTCGTCCAATGCTCGATCCACAACGTCCGCAGTTTTGGGTCAACGGAGCTCCGTTCGTTTCTTCGCCTGCCGTCACCGGACCTGATGCGGAAATGGCACGCGGTTACAAGTGGGCATATGGTCGACCATTGTTCAGTGCGATGAACACCATCCTTCCTCCGAATTCGGAGATTTGCATGCAGGATAACCGACATAACGAGGGAGTGCTTCCGCCAAGCAGCCGCCACCAGGGCGGTGTCCATGTGCTGATGGCCGACGGCGCGGTAAAATTCATTACTGATTCCATCGAAGCCGGGAACTCAAAGGCTCCTCCTGTTCGCCACGACGGCTGGGTCATCAACCCCGCTGGATCCAAAAGTCCTTATGGTCTTTGGGGAGCACTTGGGACTCGGGCCAATAAAGAACTGATCGACGGCGAGTTTTAA
- the groL gene encoding chaperonin GroEL (60 kDa chaperone family; promotes refolding of misfolded polypeptides especially under stressful conditions; forms two stacked rings of heptamers to form a barrel-shaped 14mer; ends can be capped by GroES; misfolded proteins enter the barrel where they are refolded when GroES binds) → MSKMIAFEQEARESMRRGVYKLAKTVRSTLGPGGHNVIIQKSYGSPVVTRDGVTVAKEIELEDPYENMGARMVREVASKTNDVAGDGTTTATVLAEAIFNEGLRAVVAGTNPIGMKRGIEQAVEDIVSKLKSMSTPIKGRKEMEQVARISGNQDPKVGQIVADAMDKVGKDGVVTIDEGKSLETEVKWVEGMQFDKGYLSPYFVTSPDTMECVLEEPYVLIHEKKISNLRDFVPLLEKVAKAGKPLLIIAEDVDGEALATLVVNRLRGTFVAAAVKAPGYGDRRKAMMEDMAILTGGKAFFESLGVKLENIELADLGRAKKVIIDKENTTIIEGAGKTEDIHARIKQIETEYDKSTSEYDREKLQERKAKLVGGVAKISVGGATEAEVKEKKMRYEDALSATRAAVEEGILPGGGVALVRAASQCDASKLNDDERAGYNIVLRACRAPMTWIAENAGQDGSLVCEKVAAEQGNYGYNAATNTYEDLVECGVIDPTKVVRTALENASSVSTLLLTSDALIADKPKAETKSAKGHGGDYDMY, encoded by the coding sequence ATGTCAAAAATGATTGCTTTTGAACAAGAAGCCCGCGAATCGATGCGTCGCGGTGTTTACAAATTGGCCAAGACTGTCCGTAGCACACTTGGGCCGGGCGGGCACAATGTGATCATCCAAAAGAGTTACGGATCGCCCGTTGTCACTCGAGATGGCGTTACCGTTGCCAAAGAGATCGAACTCGAAGACCCCTATGAAAACATGGGGGCACGGATGGTCCGCGAAGTAGCTTCGAAGACCAACGATGTCGCCGGGGACGGAACGACGACGGCGACCGTGCTTGCCGAAGCGATTTTTAACGAAGGGTTGCGAGCCGTTGTGGCGGGGACCAATCCGATCGGCATGAAACGTGGCATCGAGCAAGCGGTCGAAGACATCGTCAGCAAGCTCAAATCGATGTCGACGCCGATCAAAGGCCGCAAAGAGATGGAACAGGTGGCTCGAATCAGTGGCAACCAAGATCCCAAGGTCGGCCAGATCGTTGCCGATGCGATGGACAAAGTCGGCAAGGACGGCGTCGTCACGATCGACGAAGGCAAGAGCCTCGAAACCGAAGTCAAATGGGTCGAGGGGATGCAGTTTGACAAAGGCTACCTGTCGCCCTATTTCGTCACCTCGCCTGACACGATGGAGTGTGTGCTCGAAGAACCCTATGTGCTGATCCATGAAAAGAAGATCAGCAACCTGCGTGACTTCGTGCCGCTGCTAGAAAAAGTTGCCAAAGCAGGCAAACCGCTGCTCATCATTGCTGAAGATGTCGACGGCGAAGCCTTAGCAACGCTGGTGGTGAACCGTTTGCGGGGAACCTTCGTTGCCGCCGCGGTGAAAGCACCTGGCTATGGCGACCGCCGTAAAGCAATGATGGAAGACATGGCCATTTTGACCGGTGGCAAAGCGTTCTTTGAAAGCTTAGGGGTGAAGCTCGAGAACATCGAACTTGCCGACCTTGGGCGTGCCAAGAAGGTCATCATCGACAAGGAAAACACAACGATCATCGAGGGTGCCGGCAAGACTGAGGATATTCACGCTCGCATCAAGCAGATCGAGACGGAGTATGACAAGTCGACCAGCGAATACGATCGCGAAAAGTTGCAAGAACGCAAAGCGAAACTGGTGGGCGGCGTGGCCAAGATCAGCGTCGGTGGCGCGACCGAAGCCGAAGTCAAAGAAAAGAAGATGCGTTACGAAGACGCGCTGTCCGCAACGCGTGCCGCAGTCGAAGAGGGCATCCTGCCCGGTGGCGGCGTGGCACTCGTGCGAGCGGCCAGCCAGTGTGACGCATCAAAACTAAATGACGATGAACGTGCCGGATACAACATCGTGCTAAGAGCATGTCGAGCGCCGATGACTTGGATTGCCGAGAATGCGGGTCAAGACGGATCGTTGGTGTGCGAGAAAGTGGCTGCCGAGCAAGGCAACTACGGCTACAACGCTGCCACGAACACCTATGAAGATCTGGTGGAATGCGGCGTCATCGACCCCACCAAAGTGGTCCGCACGGCACTCGAAAACGCGTCGAGTGTCTCGACGTTGCTGCTAACCAGTGATGCATTGATTGCAGACAAGCCCAAGGCGGAAACGAAGTCAGCCAAGGGGCACGGCGGCGACTATGACATGTACTAG
- a CDS encoding co-chaperone GroES gives MATATKSEANSSLNLKLKPLADRVVCQRDEADEMTSGGIVLPDSAKEKVNQAKVIAVGPGKLDDNGTCHPLSVKPGDHVLLSKYGGDEFEVGEIKYTIVRESDILAVIEE, from the coding sequence ATGGCGACTGCTACGAAATCAGAAGCAAATTCCAGTCTTAACCTGAAGCTAAAACCTCTTGCCGACCGCGTTGTCTGCCAACGTGACGAAGCGGACGAGATGACATCCGGCGGCATCGTGCTGCCCGATTCTGCAAAAGAGAAAGTCAACCAAGCGAAAGTGATTGCGGTTGGCCCCGGCAAACTCGATGACAACGGCACCTGTCATCCTCTCTCGGTCAAGCCAGGCGACCACGTTCTGCTGAGCAAGTACGGTGGCGACGAATTTGAAGTTGGCGAGATCAAATACACCATCGTCCGAGAGAGTGACATCTTGGCGGTCATCGAAGAGTAG